Proteins encoded by one window of Cannabis sativa cultivar Pink pepper isolate KNU-18-1 chromosome 4, ASM2916894v1, whole genome shotgun sequence:
- the LOC133036733 gene encoding uncharacterized protein LOC133036733, whose amino-acid sequence MIVWAIWKHRNELVWNSKRPEVSEIVTLAKLNFIDWYNAHKNTVPTHDVNGSDVEVLERWTAPQFPMIKVNVDGAIFSNERRFGIGLIARTAAGVVLQAKSLLKEGVLKPHVVEAIGIKEALSWIKDNRWTNVVVESDCLRVIRDLQKFKHMASPYGHILSDCMTLCSGVDDVSFNFVKRSANKVVHAIARSSLIEADCTYSGDALPMDFASLVLNDLI is encoded by the coding sequence ATGATAGTATGGGCCATTTGGAAGCATCGAAATGAGTTAGTTTGGAATTCCAAAAGACCCGAGGTTAGTGAGATTGTGACATTAGCTAAATTGAACTTTATTGATTGGTATAATGCTCATAAGAACACCGTTCCTACTCATGATGTTAATGGTTCGGATGTTGAAGTTCTAGAGCGTTGGACCGCCCCTCAATTTCCTATGATTAAAGTTAATGTTGATGGTGCAATCTTCTCTAATGAGAGGCGTTTTGGTATTGGTTTGATAGCAAGGACAGCGGCTGGGGTTGTCTTACAAGCTAAGAGTCTACTCAAAGAGGGTGTGTTGAAGCCCCACGTGGTGGAAGCAATTGGCATAAAGGAGGCTCTGAGTTGGATTAAAGACAATAGATGGACGAATGTGGTGGTGGAGTCGGATTGTTTGAGAGTCATCAGGGACTTACAAAAGTTTAAACATATGGCTTCTCCTTATGGCCATATACTTTCTGATTGTATGACTTTGTGTTCGGGTGTTGATGatgtttcttttaattttgttaagCGATCTGCTAATAAGGTTGTGCATGCTATTGCGCGATCTTCTCTTATTGAGGCTGATTGTACTTACTCTGGGGATGCATTACCCATGGATTTTGCATCTTTAGTTTTGAAtgatttgatttaa